CACCCGGCTGATCAACATGGCGGTCCTGATGCCGGGCTCGCTGCTGGTGACGCTCGCGGTGACGTTTGGGACGAACGTCGCCCTTCTGGCGGTCCATGCCAGCCGCCGCGACCTGCCCAATCCGGGAATGGTGTTCGTAGCACAGGCCGCGGGCCTTCTCCTGGCGCAGACGCTGGCCGGACGCCTCTCCGATCGCTATGGACGCCTGGCGGTCATCTGGCCGGCGCTGGTCCTGGCCTCCACCGGGATGTGGGCGACCTCACTGCTCTCCGGCGGATGGCTGCTCATGGCTGCCATGGTTTCGGGATTGGGCCTGGGATTGGGCAACCCTGCGCTCTACGCGCTGGCAGCCGATCTGGTTCCGGCCCACGAGCGCGGGAGCGCTATGGGCACGATGGGAGTCTTTCACGAGATCGGCATCGCACTGGGAGCTATCGGCGGGGGGTTGATGGGGCGGGCCGTCGGGCTCGGGCAGATGTATGCGCTGGCAGGGTTCCTGCCCGCTATGGGCGCGGCGTTCGCGCTCGCACTAAGATCCTCACGAGCCGGGAAGAAACCGCCCGTCAGTTTCGTTTAGACGGTAGAATGAAGCCACACGCGGTGAAACCCCACGCTGTGGTATTCCGCACGGTGTGCCACACACGGTGGTACCAAACACAAGGAGGCAGTCATGTTCTTCAGCGACAAGATGAACAACGCGCTCAACGAGCAGATAGGCCACGAGTTCGCGGCCTCGCTCCAGTATGTCGCCATCGCCACGCACTTCGACTCCGCGGGTCTGGCCGGGCTGGCAAAGCACTTCTACAGCCAGGCGGAAGAGGAACGCGAGCACGGCATGCGCATCCTGCGCTACGTGCTGGATGCGGGAGGCACGGTGGCCATTCCCGCCATTCCCGCGCCCAAGAACAAGTTCAAGAGCGCCGAGGAGTGCGTGAAGCTCTCTGTGGACTGGGAGAACACAGTGACCAAGCAGATCCACGCGATCGTGGAGCTGGCCGTCAAGGAGAACGACTACACGACCCAGAACGCGATGCAGTGGTTCGTTGAGGAACAGCTCGAGGAGGTCTCCAGCATGGAGACTCTGCTCAGCATCGTCCAGCGGGCCGGCGAGAGCGGCCTGCTTCAGGTGGAGGACTACCTCGCCCGGAAGAGCACCAAGTAGGGCGCCTGCCCGAGAAGACCGCACAGCAGGAACCCGGCGGGCCGGGGCCACCATTGTGGTGTCCCCGGCCTCTTTGTCCCCGGCCCCGCATCCCATGCAGGGCGCGGGCTCCCCACGGAGAAACCTCGATCTGAGTCCGATGACGCCTGTTGGTTCCCTCTCCGGCATTGATGCTACCCACTACGACGTGGCGATCGTCGGCGGCGGCATCGTGGGCCTGGCCACCACGCTGGCGCTGGTCACGCGGCATCCGGGCCTCCGCATGATCGTCCTCGAGAAGGAACTCGATCTGGCCGCCCACCAGACAGGACACAACAGCGGCGTGATCCACTCGGGCATCTACTACAAGCCGGGGTCCTACAAGGCACGGCTCTGCGTCGAAGGCCACGCTCTGCTGAAGGCCTTCTGCGCTGAGCACCGGGTGCGCTACGAGAACTGCGGCAAGATCATCGTCGCCACCGACGAGCGCGAGCTGCCGCGCCTCGACGATCTGTTCGATCGCGGCACGGCCAACGGCGTGGCAGGCCTGTGCAAGATGGGCCCCGAGGAGATCCGGGAGATCGAGCCGCACGCGGCAGGCCTGCGCGCGATCCACTCGCCCAACACGGCGATCGTGGATTTTCGGGAGGTGGCACGCGCCATGGCAGCCGAGGTCCAGCGCCGCGGTGTGGAGATCGCAACCGGCGCGCGCGTGACCGCGATCGCCGGGGAATCCGGCGGCCTCCGGCTGTTGACGACGCGCGGTGAAGTACGCGCGGGCTATCTGGTGAACTGCGCCGGTCTCTACTCCGATGCGGTCGCGCGGATGGCCGGGGAGACACCGGACGTGCGCATCGTGCCGTTCCGTGGGGAATACTGCATGCTCAAGCCCGAGCGACGGCACCTGGTGCAGGGACTGATCTACCCGGTGCCCGATCCAGAGTTTCCATTCCTGGGGGTGCATCTCACGCGCACCGTGCACGGCGAGGTTGAGGCCGGCCCCAACGCGGTGTTCGCGTACGCCCGCGAGGGATACACCAGGTGGCGCGTGCATCCGGGCGAGATGCTTGCCACTCTGACCTATCCCGGGTTCTGGCGGATGGCCGGACGTCACTGGCGCACGGGTCTCCACGAGGTCTGGCGGTCGTTCAGTACAAGGGCCTTCGTGGCCGCGCTGGCGCGCCTCGTGCCCGACCTCCGCCCTGCCGACGTGGTCCGCCACGGCGCCGGCGTGCGGGCGCAGGCGCTGACGCCCGATGGTTCGCTCGTGGACGACTTCCGGATCCTACGGTCGCGGCGTGCGATCCACGTGCTGAACGCACCCTCTCCGGCGGCCACGGCCTCGCTTGCCATCGGCCGCCACATCGCGGACCTGGCCGCCGAGTCATTTGGGTTGATGCGGTAACCGAGGTACAGTGGTACAGCGACACAAAGGAGGCAGCAGATGGCGCAGCGCAGGAAGCCCACCCTCACCCCGCAGGAGGCCCGGCAGCTTCACGAGGACGCCCTTGTCATAGACACGCAGCAGCCACCGGTTACCACCGGGTTCCTGTTCACCGAGAAGATGAAGGTAGCGCTCGATCAGTTCGTCCGGCAGGGACTGTCGCGCGAGGAGGCCGCGCCGCCGCTGGTGGACATGGCGGCCCGCGAGATCAAGACCTCCGAGGAGGCGCGCAGGCAGTACATGGACCTCTGGCGTAGGTCCGGCGTCACCGTGGCCTGCGGCACCTACTCCGGGACCGCCCGGATGAGCGAGGCGTTCGATCTGGCCGGCAGGCGCATAGCGCAGGCCTACGCGTACATGGACGCTCTGGGTGGCGAGATGGTGCCGGTCCTCCGCGCCGCCGACGTCGAACGCGCCTACCGCGAAGGGAAGCGCGGCCTGATCCTCGACTTCCAGAACACCACGCCCTACGGCGACGACCTGAGCCGGATCGAGTACTTCCACAACCTTGGGGTGCGGATGGTGCAGTTGACCTACAACCTGCGCAACCTGGTCGGCGACGGGTGCACCGAGGCCCACCAGGGCGGCCTGTCGTACTTCGGCCGCGAGGTCGTGGGCCGGCTCAACGAACTGAGGACGCTGGTTGACGTCAGCCACTGCAGCGAGCAGGTGGGCTGGGACGCGCTGAAGATCTCGAAGGCGCCGATCGTCGTATCCCACTCAAGCAGCAAGGCGGTCTGCTACCACGACCGCGGCAAGTCCGATGAGCTGGCGAAGGCCGTGGCCAATTCGGGCGGCTATTTCGGAGTCGTTGTCCTCCCCGGGTTCCTCTCAACGTTGAAGGAACCGACCCTAGACACGTTTGCCGACCACGTCGAACACCTGGTGGACGTCTGCGGCATAGACCACGTCGGCATCGGCACCGACAAGGCCGGCCCGGGCCCGGGGACCGACTCGCTGATCGAGTATCCGGCCTCCATGCCCAAGCGCCGCGCCAACTCCTTTGATTGGGGCGGATTCCGGGACGAGGAACACCGGCTGACGCCCGACTACCGCATGAACGGCTTCCAGGACTTTGGCGACTGGCCCAACCTCACAGTGAAGCTGGCGGAGCGGGGGTTCAACGAGGGTGAGCTGCGCAAGCTGCTCGGACTCAACTTCCTGCGGGTGTTCCGCGAGGTGGTCGGGTAGCGCTGGCGGACGGGCCGAGGCCCAAGCCGCTACAAGGAGCCGCACATGGCCTACAGCTTCCTCTCACATCTGGAGTGCACCGCCTGCCGCGAGAGGTTCGATGCCGATCAACTCCTGGGTGTCTGTCCCGCGTGCGGCAAGGTGCTCTACGCCCGGTACGACCTGAACGCCGCGGCCGCGACGCTCACGCGCGACTCGCTGCGCGGACGGCGGCCGGACATGTGGCGCTACCACGAGGTGATGCCGGTCCGCGATCCTTCCAACGTGTTGAGTCTGGGCGAGGGGATGACGCCGCTGCTCGATGCGCCGCGCCTGGCCCGGCGCTACGGCCTGCGGACGCTGCTTCTCAAGGACGAAGGGAAGAACCCCACCGGCACTTTCAAAGCGCGCGGCCTGTGCGCGGCGGTCTCGAGGGCGCGCGAGCTCGGCGTGCGTGCGATCTCGATGCCCACCGCCGGCAACGCCGGAGCGGCGCTGGCCGCATACGCGGCGCGCGGAGCCCTGGACGCCTACACCGTGATGCCCCAGGACACCCCGGCGATCAACCAGGCGGAGTGCGCCATCTACGGCGCCCGCGCGTACAGCATCAACGGGCTGATCAACGACGCCGGGCGCGTGCTCCGCGGCCTCGCCCAGCACCGGGGATGGTTCGACATGTCCACCCTGCGGGAGCCCTACAGGGTCGAGGGCAAGAAGACGATGGGCTACGAGATCGCCGAAGCCCTGGACTGGGATCTGCCCGACGTTATCGTCTATCCGGCCGGTGGAGGGACCGGGCTGGTCGGTATCTGGAAGGCGTTCGATGAGATGGAAGCGCTCGGGTGGATCGGAGAGCGCCGGCCGCGCATGGTCGCGGTCCAGGCCGCGGGGTGCGCGCCCATCGTCCGCGCCTACCTGGAGGGGAAGAGCCACGCCGAGCCGTTCGAGAACGCGCACACGGTCGCCTCGGGACTGCGCGTGCCGGTCGCGATCGGGGACTACCTGATGCTGCAGGCAGTGCGCGACAGCGGCGGCACCGCCCTATCGGTTACAGACGACGAGATGCTGGCGGCGATGCGCGAGATGGCGTCGGCCGAAGGCGTATTCGCCGCGCCCGAGGCCGCGGCCACTCTGGCCGCGCTGCCGGAGCTGATTGACCGCGGCACCGTGACGCCAAAGGACCGCGTGCTGCTCCTGCTGACCGGCGCCGGGATGAAGTACACGGACCTGGTGCCTGTCAGCCTGCCACCGGTGGATTCGGCAGCCCTGCCTTGATCTTCGCATAGGTGGACGCGGCCGCGCCGGCCAGCAGCCGCGCGTCGGTCCCGGCTGCCACAAACCGGAACCCCTGGCCCACGCGCTCCAGCGTCTCCTCGGCGCCGGACGCCATGTAGCCCGCGGCGATACCGTACCGCCGCGTCGCCACCAGGACACGCTCGACGGCCGCCTTGAACTCAGGGTGGTCGAACTTGCGGAAGCAGCCGAGGTTCGCGGAGAGGTCGTTGGGTCCGATGAAGAGCACGTCCACACCCGGGGTCGAGGCGATCTGTTCCACGTTTGCCAGCGCCTCGGCCGTCTCGATCTGACAGATCACGACCACCTGGCTGTTCCACCGGGCGAAGTAGTCGGCCAGGTCCGCGCCGTAGCGATTGACCCGGCTGCCTGCCACCCCCCGGATCCCCTCCGGAGGGTACTTGGCGGCCGACACCGCGGCCTGCGCCTGCTCGGGCGTGTTGACCAGAGGGACGATCACGCCGTAGGCGCCGCGGTCCAGCGCCTGCTTGATGAGCCCGGGATCGTTGGCGACCACGCGGACGAGAGGGGTCACGTTGGTGCCCTTCATGGCCCGGAGCTGGTCCTCCATCGTCTCCGTCGTGGCCGGGCCGTGCTCGGTGTCGAGCAGAAGCCAGTCCATCTCGAAGGCGGCCAGCAACTCAACGATGGACGGCGACGGGATGCTGATCCAGTGGCCTACGGTGGGAAGGCCCTGGGCCAGGCGAGACTTGAGCGGGTTGGTGAACATGAACTGCGCACCTCCGGAGATGTGAGCGGTTTCTTGGGACGAACTCGTGGAGCGTCCTCTGCTTGGAGCGTCCGTTGTGTGTATTACGACACGGGGCGAAGGCACCCTTTGTGGTGACGGCGCCGATGGGCATTGCGGTGAAGGCCTGGCGTGACTCCGGCGCGGCAATCCTAGGCCACCAGAGGCTCGTGGGGGATGTGCCCTGAACGGCGGGGGCGTAGTCCCCGGGTTACCATCCGCCCCGAGCTACGAGTCAAGGGAGGAGGCGACCCACCCAAGGCGTGCAGCGCTGGAAAGCCTCGGCGAAGCGTATCTCTGGATCTGCTGCCACATAGGCCGCCTGCGTCGCCCGGGAGACCGCACGGCTTCGGTAGCGGTCCACATGGTAAGGCTGCGTCTTGAACTCCCCGACCGCACGCATCTTCTGGTCCATTACATCCGTAATGTCTATGAACGTGTTCGGATTGAACTCGGTGGCCTCTGCCAGTGGCTGGGAGGGCTCAAACATCAGGACTTGAGGGGGCGAGATGACCGGCAGATCGGGCTCCACGCCGTCGAGTTGGGCGTAGTACACAGCATCGAGCGCTGCTCGACAAGCCGCCGCATGATCCGGGTTGTAGGGTTCTTGTTGAGGATGCGTCAGCACGTGAGATGGACGGAAGCTCCGAATCTCTCGAACGATCCGCATCATGCGCTCTCGGTCGAGCGTCAGAGGCTGATCCGGGTAGTCGAGAAACACCGTCTCTGCTCCGAGAATAAGCGCAGCCGCAAGGGCCTCTTGGCGGCGAACCTCACTGACCGCGACCTCTGTAGTGCGCCCCCCTCGGGCCCGCCACAACTCGTTTGATTCGCCCCGCGCGCCCAAGCTCAGCACCAGGACCCGGACCGCAGTCCCGGAATTGCTGTGCTTGGCGATCACTCCGCCTGCTCGTATGCAGAAATCGGCCGCGTGGGCACTAACGACCATGAGACGATCAACTGCCATCGTGACTCACCTCCTGTTTATGGACACATGCTTGAAGCACCGGCCGCGGTCTTTCAAGCGAGGTGCTGGGCGCGAGCAGGCATCTGGTTCTTCGCGGTCAAGGACCATACGGGCGTCAGACGATCGCCGTGTGGGTCTGCGGATCGAACAGGTGCATGCGGCGCATGTTGAACACGACCTCGGCCTCGTGGCCCATGCGGGCCACGCTGTGGGCATCGACGCGGGCCACAATAGTGTGCGGCCCGCTGCTGAGGTAGAGGATGACGTCGGAGCCCAGCGGCTCGTGGACATCGACCATCGCCCGCAGCGTCCAGGCGTGGTTGGCATCGCGCGCAAACGCCTTATCCTGGATGTCCTCGGGCCGGATGCCGAAGATCACCTTCTTGCCCACCCAGTCCTTCGCGTGGGGCGCGAGATCGGCCGGGACCGCCATCGCGAACGACCCGGCGTCCACCGCCAGCGTGCCGTTCTTCTGCGCGAGGGTGGCCTCGATGAAGCTCATCGCCGGGCTGCCGATGAACCCGGCTACGAACAGGTTGGTCGGCTTCTCGTAGAGGTTGAGGGGACTGTCCACCTGCTGCACTAGGCCGTCGCGCATGACCACGATCCGGTCGCCCATGGTCATAGCCTCCACTTGGTCGTGCGTGACGTAGATCGTCGTGGTCTGCAGGCGCGCCTGGAGCTTCTTGATCTCCGCCCGCGTCTGCACGCGCAGCTTGGCGTCCAGGTTCGACAGCGGCTCGTCCATCAGGAAGACCTGCGGCTCGCGGACGATGGCCCGGCCCAGCGCCACGCGCTGTCGCTGGCCGCCCGAGAGCTGCTTGGGCTTGCGCTCCAGCAGTTGCTCAATGCCCAGCAGCCCTGCGGTTTCCTTCACCCGGCGGTCGATCTCGGGGCGCGGGTACTTGCGCAAACGCAGCCCAAACGCCATGTTGTCGTACACCGACATGTGCGGATACAGCGCGTAGTTCTGAAACACCATAGCGATGTCGCGATCCTTCGGCGCTACATCGTTCACCCGGCGGTCGCCGATGTAGATGCTGCCGCCGGTGGCCTCCTCCAGCCCGGCCACCAGCCGCAGCGCTGTGGTCTTGCCGCACCCCGACGGGCCCACCAGCACCGTGAACTGCTGGTCGGGGATCTCCAGGGTCACGTTGTTGACCGCCGTGACATTCTGGAACTGCTTGGTGACACCTTCGAGAAACACGCGGGCCATATACCGCCTCCTGGTGATTCAGAGTGAGCCGGGCACCCCTTGAGCCGCAAGGTCCGCCAGGGCCCGCGCGATACGCCTCCCGCCCTCGACGACCCGCTCGAGTGCCGTGCAGTACGACACCCGTACGTGCCCTTCGCCTTCGGCTCCAAAGGCACTACCTGGAACCACGGCAACGCCGGCGTGCTGAAGCAGGTATTCAGCCATTGCGTCGGCGGCCAATCCGTAGACCCGGACATTCGGGAAGAGATAGAAAGCTCCGTGGGGCCGCACGCATGAGACGCCAGGGATCTCCGCAAGAGCGGCGAGCAACGCCTCACGGCGCCTAGCAAACTCACTTGTCATGTCGGCGACACACTGCTGAGGACCGGAAAGGGCGGCAGCAGCCCCCGCCTGCGCGAAGGACGTTGCGCATGTGATCAGATACTGATGCACCTTGAGTATTGGTGCTATGAGACGACGCGGGGCGGCGACATAGCCGATCCGCCAGCCCGTCATCGAGTATGCCTTGGAACAGCCATTCACAAGGAACGTCCGATCGCGCATCCCAGGAAGTGATGCGAAGCTTGTGTGGCGGAAGCCATCGTACGTAATGTGCTCGTAGATTTCATCTGAAATCACCCAGAGGCCGTGGCGCTCGACCATCCGCGCGACCGCTTCCAGGGTGTCCCGGGAAAGCCCCACACCCGTGGGATTGTGAGGTGAGTTTAGGATCAATCCGCGAGTCCTCGGCGTGATCCTCGCCTCCAGGATGTCCGGGTGCAGGGCGTAGGCGTCAGACTCAGCCAGCGGCACGGGCACGGCTGTGGCGCCGAGCATGGCAGGGACTTGGGCGTAGTTGAGCCAGCCAGGATCGAGGACAAGCACCTCGTCGTCCGGATTGAGGTAAGCGGCAAGAACCAGGAAGATCGCCTCCCCGGCTCCCACCGTCGTGACGATCTCGCCCGACGGGTCGTAG
This DNA window, taken from bacterium, encodes the following:
- a CDS encoding ferritin yields the protein MFFSDKMNNALNEQIGHEFAASLQYVAIATHFDSAGLAGLAKHFYSQAEEEREHGMRILRYVLDAGGTVAIPAIPAPKNKFKSAEECVKLSVDWENTVTKQIHAIVELAVKENDYTTQNAMQWFVEEQLEEVSSMETLLSIVQRAGESGLLQVEDYLARKSTK
- the lhgO gene encoding L-2-hydroxyglutarate oxidase, translating into MTPVGSLSGIDATHYDVAIVGGGIVGLATTLALVTRHPGLRMIVLEKELDLAAHQTGHNSGVIHSGIYYKPGSYKARLCVEGHALLKAFCAEHRVRYENCGKIIVATDERELPRLDDLFDRGTANGVAGLCKMGPEEIREIEPHAAGLRAIHSPNTAIVDFREVARAMAAEVQRRGVEIATGARVTAIAGESGGLRLLTTRGEVRAGYLVNCAGLYSDAVARMAGETPDVRIVPFRGEYCMLKPERRHLVQGLIYPVPDPEFPFLGVHLTRTVHGEVEAGPNAVFAYAREGYTRWRVHPGEMLATLTYPGFWRMAGRHWRTGLHEVWRSFSTRAFVAALARLVPDLRPADVVRHGAGVRAQALTPDGSLVDDFRILRSRRAIHVLNAPSPAATASLAIGRHIADLAAESFGLMR
- a CDS encoding dipeptidase; protein product: MAQRRKPTLTPQEARQLHEDALVIDTQQPPVTTGFLFTEKMKVALDQFVRQGLSREEAAPPLVDMAAREIKTSEEARRQYMDLWRRSGVTVACGTYSGTARMSEAFDLAGRRIAQAYAYMDALGGEMVPVLRAADVERAYREGKRGLILDFQNTTPYGDDLSRIEYFHNLGVRMVQLTYNLRNLVGDGCTEAHQGGLSYFGREVVGRLNELRTLVDVSHCSEQVGWDALKISKAPIVVSHSSSKAVCYHDRGKSDELAKAVANSGGYFGVVVLPGFLSTLKEPTLDTFADHVEHLVDVCGIDHVGIGTDKAGPGPGTDSLIEYPASMPKRRANSFDWGGFRDEEHRLTPDYRMNGFQDFGDWPNLTVKLAERGFNEGELRKLLGLNFLRVFREVVG
- a CDS encoding threonine synthase, with protein sequence MAYSFLSHLECTACRERFDADQLLGVCPACGKVLYARYDLNAAAATLTRDSLRGRRPDMWRYHEVMPVRDPSNVLSLGEGMTPLLDAPRLARRYGLRTLLLKDEGKNPTGTFKARGLCAAVSRARELGVRAISMPTAGNAGAALAAYAARGALDAYTVMPQDTPAINQAECAIYGARAYSINGLINDAGRVLRGLAQHRGWFDMSTLREPYRVEGKKTMGYEIAEALDWDLPDVIVYPAGGGTGLVGIWKAFDEMEALGWIGERRPRMVAVQAAGCAPIVRAYLEGKSHAEPFENAHTVASGLRVPVAIGDYLMLQAVRDSGGTALSVTDDEMLAAMREMASAEGVFAAPEAAATLAALPELIDRGTVTPKDRVLLLLTGAGMKYTDLVPVSLPPVDSAALP
- a CDS encoding aldolase/citrate lyase family protein, with translation MFTNPLKSRLAQGLPTVGHWISIPSPSIVELLAAFEMDWLLLDTEHGPATTETMEDQLRAMKGTNVTPLVRVVANDPGLIKQALDRGAYGVIVPLVNTPEQAQAAVSAAKYPPEGIRGVAGSRVNRYGADLADYFARWNSQVVVICQIETAEALANVEQIASTPGVDVLFIGPNDLSANLGCFRKFDHPEFKAAVERVLVATRRYGIAAGYMASGAEETLERVGQGFRFVAAGTDARLLAGAAASTYAKIKAGLPNPPVAG
- a CDS encoding PIG-L deacetylase family protein; this encodes MAVDRLMVVSAHAADFCIRAGGVIAKHSNSGTAVRVLVLSLGARGESNELWRARGGRTTEVAVSEVRRQEALAAALILGAETVFLDYPDQPLTLDRERMMRIVREIRSFRPSHVLTHPQQEPYNPDHAAACRAALDAVYYAQLDGVEPDLPVISPPQVLMFEPSQPLAEATEFNPNTFIDITDVMDQKMRAVGEFKTQPYHVDRYRSRAVSRATQAAYVAADPEIRFAEAFQRCTPWVGRLLP
- the ugpC gene encoding sn-glycerol-3-phosphate ABC transporter ATP-binding protein UgpC, which gives rise to MARVFLEGVTKQFQNVTAVNNVTLEIPDQQFTVLVGPSGCGKTTALRLVAGLEEATGGSIYIGDRRVNDVAPKDRDIAMVFQNYALYPHMSVYDNMAFGLRLRKYPRPEIDRRVKETAGLLGIEQLLERKPKQLSGGQRQRVALGRAIVREPQVFLMDEPLSNLDAKLRVQTRAEIKKLQARLQTTTIYVTHDQVEAMTMGDRIVVMRDGLVQQVDSPLNLYEKPTNLFVAGFIGSPAMSFIEATLAQKNGTLAVDAGSFAMAVPADLAPHAKDWVGKKVIFGIRPEDIQDKAFARDANHAWTLRAMVDVHEPLGSDVILYLSSGPHTIVARVDAHSVARMGHEAEVVFNMRRMHLFDPQTHTAIV
- a CDS encoding pyridoxal phosphate-dependent aminotransferase, producing the protein MTEEARRLQGVPPSGIRRIFEMARQLEARGVDVIHLELGRPDFDTPAHIKEAAKASLDRGEVHYTSNYGTPALCQAIANKLARDNGLTYDPSGEIVTTVGAGEAIFLVLAAYLNPDDEVLVLDPGWLNYAQVPAMLGATAVPVPLAESDAYALHPDILEARITPRTRGLILNSPHNPTGVGLSRDTLEAVARMVERHGLWVISDEIYEHITYDGFRHTSFASLPGMRDRTFLVNGCSKAYSMTGWRIGYVAAPRRLIAPILKVHQYLITCATSFAQAGAAAALSGPQQCVADMTSEFARRREALLAALAEIPGVSCVRPHGAFYLFPNVRVYGLAADAMAEYLLQHAGVAVVPGSAFGAEGEGHVRVSYCTALERVVEGGRRIARALADLAAQGVPGSL